The Pseudodesulfovibrio sp. JC047 genome includes a window with the following:
- a CDS encoding molybdenum cofactor guanylyltransferase — MDIAGIILAGGLGTRMGYVKKAFMEINGTTVLDRLLSVYESVFDEILIAARDREDFRHIDLPVARDRFEARSSLTGIHAGLAEMRAEYGFFAACDAPFVQAGLVERLCTEVTPDVDVVIPLKEDGYREPLCAVYSKRCLPHIEAQLNRENFRIIDFFDQVTVREVPVARLRDGDPDQVSFFNVNSPDDLRQAERLARELAV; from the coding sequence ATGGACATCGCAGGCATCATATTGGCTGGAGGACTTGGCACCCGGATGGGGTACGTGAAAAAGGCCTTTATGGAGATCAATGGGACCACCGTTCTCGACCGATTGCTTTCGGTGTATGAGTCGGTGTTTGATGAAATTCTGATCGCGGCTCGGGATCGCGAAGATTTCAGGCATATCGATTTGCCCGTGGCCCGGGACCGATTCGAGGCCAGGAGTTCATTGACGGGAATCCATGCGGGGTTGGCCGAGATGCGCGCCGAGTACGGATTTTTTGCGGCGTGTGACGCACCGTTTGTGCAGGCCGGGCTGGTTGAGCGGTTGTGTACCGAAGTCACCCCGGATGTGGATGTGGTTATTCCGCTTAAGGAAGATGGATACCGGGAACCTTTGTGCGCCGTGTATTCCAAGCGGTGCCTGCCACATATAGAGGCCCAGCTCAACCGGGAAAATTTCAGGATTATCGATTTTTTCGATCAGGTGACAGTCAGGGAAGTTCCTGTTGCCCGGCTTCGGGACGGCGACCCCGATCAGGTGTCCTTCTTCAACGTCAACAGCCCCGATGATTTGCGACAGGCCGAACGGCTGGCCCGGGAACTCGCTGTCTGA
- a CDS encoding alpha/beta hydrolase — protein MNLLGLIGLCYVAIIVWMYFSQEKKLYAPKRTMTANPSDIGLTHESIWLTTRLNTRIHAWWVPHPAPRCTLLFSHGNGGNLSHRLDSLRIFHDLGLNVLVYDYSGYGRSQGKPSEAATAADARAAWDWLVETGSVRAQDSILFGRSLGGAVTANLAAELAMSGIAPAGLIMESTFTSVPDMGASMYPWLPVRLLARYAYNSLENLSSLRCPGLFLHSPEDETVPYQLGRTLYDSYQGPKTFVNLSGTHNAGFRTSGHRYPDALNAFLDSLKKHIN, from the coding sequence ATGAACCTCCTCGGCCTGATAGGCCTGTGCTACGTCGCGATCATCGTCTGGATGTACTTTTCCCAGGAAAAGAAGCTCTATGCCCCCAAAAGAACCATGACAGCGAATCCCTCGGACATCGGACTCACCCATGAATCCATCTGGCTGACAACCCGGCTGAACACCCGGATTCACGCGTGGTGGGTGCCGCACCCCGCGCCCCGATGCACCCTGCTTTTTTCCCATGGCAACGGCGGCAACCTCTCGCACCGTCTGGACAGTCTGCGCATCTTTCACGATCTCGGACTCAATGTCCTTGTCTATGACTATTCCGGCTACGGACGCAGTCAGGGCAAACCAAGTGAAGCAGCCACTGCCGCCGATGCCCGCGCGGCCTGGGATTGGCTCGTTGAAACCGGCTCAGTCCGGGCACAGGACAGCATCCTGTTCGGACGCAGCCTGGGTGGGGCGGTCACCGCGAATCTGGCGGCGGAACTCGCAATGTCCGGCATCGCTCCGGCCGGTCTCATCATGGAATCCACCTTCACCTCGGTCCCGGACATGGGCGCATCAATGTACCCGTGGCTCCCGGTCCGGCTCCTCGCCAGATACGCCTATAACAGTCTCGAAAACCTCTCGTCTCTCCGCTGTCCCGGACTTTTTCTGCACAGTCCGGAGGATGAAACCGTGCCGTATCAACTGGGACGCACGCTGTACGACAGCTATCAGGGACCAAAAACTTTCGTGAATTTGTCCGGCACGCACAATGCGGGCTTCCGCACCTCGGGCCATCGCTACCCGGATGCGCTCAATGCCTTTCTCG
- a CDS encoding DASS family sodium-coupled anion symporter codes for MYTVRIVIHYLREKRWFFITLVIQAAMLLSPAPDGVSPDGWRVLVMTVGATLLFITEPIPLPAVALLIVLGQVFLLDINSSLVAKSLMKDSVLFIMGSLMLAVALVKQRLDKRLALLIVSVTGSNTYNIAFGISIFSGILASFIGEHTVAAMMLPVALSLLQLATDDPAQRRALGMLFLFSISYACAMAGIGTPSGGARNAIMIDYLRDFFYATDDPATFDYAVSYLDWMIYAYPIFLIQLPLMHLILRHTFKTDITDLGPAVQKLKEQVGDEGALQGRHYVAIGLFVLTLIGWVGFSSDVGMGTIAILGAALFLVTGLVRWQDLNSGVNWGVVLLYAAAISLGVQMRETGAAAWVAGVFMDLLAPLGMDSGIGLLAAVMLLTTFITNTMSNGAAVAVLGPIVLSIAVGTETNPLAVGMVTAISSAFAYFTVIGTPASTIVYSSGLLRPKDFMVVGWRMALMSFAILLLASKIYWPLIGL; via the coding sequence GTGTACACTGTGCGTATTGTGATTCATTATCTACGAGAAAAACGGTGGTTCTTCATCACCCTGGTCATTCAGGCGGCCATGTTGCTTTCGCCCGCTCCGGACGGGGTCTCACCCGATGGTTGGCGCGTGCTTGTCATGACGGTAGGGGCCACCCTGCTCTTCATTACCGAACCAATCCCTCTGCCTGCGGTGGCCCTGCTCATCGTGCTGGGACAGGTGTTCCTGCTCGATATCAATTCCTCACTGGTGGCCAAATCCCTGATGAAGGATTCCGTCCTGTTCATCATGGGGTCGCTCATGCTCGCTGTAGCGCTCGTCAAACAAAGGCTCGACAAACGACTCGCCTTGCTCATTGTCAGCGTCACCGGGTCGAATACCTACAATATCGCTTTTGGCATCTCGATCTTTTCCGGTATTCTGGCGTCCTTCATCGGTGAACATACCGTGGCAGCCATGATGTTGCCCGTCGCCCTTTCCCTGCTCCAACTGGCCACGGACGATCCCGCACAACGGCGCGCCCTGGGGATGCTTTTCCTCTTTTCCATCTCCTATGCCTGCGCCATGGCCGGTATCGGCACCCCGTCAGGCGGCGCACGCAACGCAATCATGATCGATTACCTGCGCGACTTTTTCTACGCCACCGATGACCCCGCAACCTTCGACTATGCGGTCAGTTATCTCGACTGGATGATCTACGCCTACCCCATCTTCCTCATCCAACTGCCGCTCATGCACCTTATTTTGCGCCACACCTTCAAGACCGACATCACGGACCTCGGTCCAGCAGTGCAAAAACTCAAGGAACAGGTGGGCGACGAAGGGGCGTTGCAGGGGCGGCATTACGTGGCCATTGGCCTGTTTGTCCTGACACTGATCGGCTGGGTCGGTTTTTCCTCGGACGTGGGTATGGGCACCATCGCCATCCTTGGCGCGGCACTCTTTTTGGTCACTGGTCTGGTTCGCTGGCAGGACCTCAATTCCGGCGTGAACTGGGGCGTGGTGCTCCTGTACGCGGCCGCCATCTCGCTGGGAGTCCAGATGCGGGAGACCGGGGCTGCGGCCTGGGTTGCCGGTGTCTTCATGGACCTGCTCGCGCCCCTTGGCATGGATAGCGGTATCGGCCTGCTCGCTGCGGTCATGCTCCTGACGACCTTTATCACCAACACCATGAGCAACGGCGCGGCCGTGGCCGTCCTCGGTCCCATCGTCCTTTCCATCGCGGTGGGCACGGAAACCAACCCGCTCGCCGTGGGTATGGTCACCGCCATTTCCAGCGCATTCGCCTATTTCACGGTCATCGGCACCCCGGCCTCGACCATCGTGTATTCATCCGGACTGCTGCGACCAAAGGATTTCATGGTCGTGGGCTGGCGCATGGCCCTCATGTCGTTCGCGATCTTGCTTCTCGCTTCAAAAATCTACTGGCCCCTGATAGGGCTGTAA
- a CDS encoding universal stress protein: MTQDSDRIHILICIGGGPEALASLNYATRLSHMGCADIDLLYVRPVDSGLQSGGMEVRVARENMLDWGLELPGMTHLKAARDRLAELGEIDPDSTRDWKHREVSGDPVGEYVREYTNPCGGSIALRLRTAPDVTTAAIDEANRVKADLIIVGASPEPAKGLKKLLSRKPLALKIAALSALPVIVARQLDPGHGHLVCVQDTDRSRTMIPEAIRYAHACQCPVSILSVAPDQTEIASAQKAVDDAAALFEADGITPHETLIEVGDPVETIITIGYDFSLVLLAESEKPWFAKGFSVAHDVAAKARNSVMILK; the protein is encoded by the coding sequence ATGACACAGGACAGCGACAGAATACACATACTCATCTGTATCGGTGGCGGCCCCGAAGCCTTGGCAAGCCTCAACTACGCCACCCGGCTCAGTCACATGGGATGCGCGGATATCGATCTGCTTTACGTGCGGCCTGTGGACAGCGGTCTACAATCCGGCGGAATGGAAGTTCGTGTCGCCCGGGAAAACATGCTCGACTGGGGATTGGAACTGCCTGGCATGACCCATCTGAAAGCGGCACGGGACCGCCTCGCGGAACTCGGAGAAATCGACCCGGATTCCACCCGGGACTGGAAACATAGAGAGGTTTCCGGCGACCCGGTGGGCGAATATGTCCGGGAATATACCAACCCGTGCGGCGGCTCCATTGCCCTGCGACTCCGCACCGCCCCGGACGTGACGACCGCCGCCATTGACGAAGCCAACCGCGTCAAGGCCGATCTCATCATCGTGGGCGCGTCTCCCGAACCGGCCAAGGGATTGAAAAAGCTGCTCTCCCGCAAACCATTGGCCCTCAAAATCGCAGCCCTGTCTGCCCTTCCGGTCATCGTGGCCCGACAGCTCGACCCCGGGCACGGGCACCTTGTCTGTGTGCAGGATACGGACCGATCCCGAACCATGATTCCAGAGGCCATCCGCTACGCACACGCCTGCCAGTGCCCGGTTTCCATCCTGTCCGTCGCCCCGGACCAAACCGAAATCGCATCCGCCCAAAAAGCCGTGGATGATGCCGCCGCCCTGTTCGAAGCCGATGGCATCACCCCGCACGAAACCTTGATCGAGGTCGGCGATCCAGTGGAAACCATCATCACCATTGGCTACGATTTTTCACTGGTCCTGCTGGCGGAATCGGAGAAACCATGGTTTGCCAAAGGGTTCAGCGTAGCGCACGACGTGGCGGCCAAGGCACGCAACTCCGTCATGATTCTCAAATAA
- the ilvN gene encoding acetolactate synthase small subunit has product MKRTLSALCHNKPGVLAQMAQECGKYDANILSLAAGETENPEVSRIVLHLDGDDAAIDKVERYLDSLDVIIRIDDLSRKDFVDRELVMVKVAMNREQTGQLMQIFEVFRANVVGMGQETITVELAGDQERVDGLIKMLIPYGIKSMCRSGMIALKRGDE; this is encoded by the coding sequence GTGAAACGCACCTTGTCTGCTTTGTGTCACAACAAGCCCGGTGTCTTGGCCCAGATGGCACAGGAATGTGGGAAATATGACGCCAACATTCTGTCGCTCGCCGCTGGTGAAACCGAAAATCCCGAAGTCTCACGTATCGTGCTGCATCTCGATGGCGATGACGCGGCCATCGACAAGGTTGAACGCTATTTGGACAGTCTGGATGTCATCATCCGCATCGATGATTTATCCCGCAAGGATTTCGTGGACAGGGAACTGGTCATGGTCAAGGTCGCCATGAATCGGGAACAGACCGGGCAGCTCATGCAGATTTTCGAGGTCTTTCGGGCCAATGTGGTGGGCATGGGGCAGGAAACCATCACCGTTGAACTGGCCGGGGATCAGGAGCGGGTGGACGGACTGATCAAGATGCTGATTCCCTATGGCATCAAGTCCATGTGCCGTTCCGGCATGATCGCTCTCAAGCGGGGGGATGAATAA
- a CDS encoding phosphate acyltransferase: MAICTPISSLSALVRASLECVKNGAMPRVAIARSAEAFVLRAGVEAYERGVAEPVLIGDITETRRIARAYGFDISRFETVHLVDDESAVNEAVRLFRAGEVQLLMKGLVSTAILLKAVLNKTTGVPLPSGVLSHVGVFESPLDGRLMFMTDPGVNITPSLQRKVDILKNVLDVARKLGVRSPRVAVLAATEKINYPAMPATLDGDILTKMARQGEFGDARVLGPLSLDLAVSRESAATKRFDDPVAGNADILLTPNIEAGNILYKSLTTLSGCTMAAVVVGSQVPVVVPSRGDSDASKFHSIALASLLAHRSHVA, from the coding sequence GTGGCCATATGCACCCCGATATCCAGTCTGTCGGCTCTGGTCCGGGCATCGTTGGAGTGTGTGAAGAATGGAGCCATGCCTCGGGTCGCCATTGCCCGTTCAGCCGAAGCTTTTGTGCTCCGAGCCGGTGTCGAGGCCTATGAACGCGGCGTGGCCGAACCCGTGCTCATTGGGGACATTACAGAGACCCGGCGTATTGCCCGTGCATACGGATTCGATATCTCCCGGTTTGAGACCGTGCATCTCGTGGATGACGAGTCCGCGGTCAATGAAGCGGTTCGGCTATTTCGGGCCGGAGAGGTCCAGCTTCTCATGAAGGGATTGGTGTCCACTGCCATTTTGCTCAAGGCTGTGCTCAACAAGACCACTGGCGTTCCGTTGCCGTCTGGGGTGTTGAGTCATGTGGGCGTGTTTGAATCCCCCTTGGACGGACGGCTCATGTTCATGACCGATCCCGGTGTGAACATTACGCCATCCCTGCAACGCAAGGTGGACATTCTCAAAAACGTGTTGGATGTGGCCCGAAAATTGGGCGTGCGGTCGCCTCGGGTCGCGGTATTGGCCGCCACGGAAAAGATCAATTATCCCGCAATGCCTGCCACGCTTGATGGCGATATCCTGACCAAGATGGCTCGGCAGGGGGAGTTTGGGGATGCCCGGGTGCTTGGTCCGCTTTCATTGGACCTCGCTGTTTCCAGGGAATCCGCTGCGACCAAGCGGTTTGACGATCCGGTTGCGGGTAACGCCGATATCTTGCTCACACCCAATATCGAGGCCGGAAATATCCTGTATAAATCGTTGACTACCCTGTCAGGCTGCACCATGGCCGCTGTGGTGGTGGGCAGTCAGGTACCGGTAGTGGTCCCCTCCCGAGGGGATTCGGATGCGAGTAAATTCCACTCCATCGCCCTTGCCAGCCTCTTGGCACATAGGAGTCATGTCGCATGA